Proteins from one Periplaneta americana isolate PAMFEO1 chromosome 6, P.americana_PAMFEO1_priV1, whole genome shotgun sequence genomic window:
- the LOC138702069 gene encoding myosin-4-like: MILRSHRSKVVRKIRERRGNRNKGTMEQRKDEEIMEIREEVENNAGQEIEGERTVEKQQSRDSGKGEMTLEQLWEQMRQFMENKLDNNSRESREQIKQMETKLENNSRESKEQIKQMENKLDNNSRESREQMKQMETKLENNSRESREQILRESREQIKQMENRLGESSREIRDHIAKLAERGNKMEDKIEKLEGKLTENGIGMENQLKIAMDRMSESMKDLEVRVRDSATRENSDLKSAVEEAIVEKVREIQNSVEEKIGEMDQEVDGLKRAIKNKERADNECLEELRSKLNSINDVLNGGSPANLSGHSSSDRAVSRQEGTSESPASGSNINVRHVNNSVGEECQTSRDDVRSELINVNDKAYLGRPQYPTHILNEIGYPIFDEVEFSNPHNYISELETYFRVRGVPDDLKMAVVRKSLKSRPLNWALVALGDNVTYEEFREKFSERYWGQRQQQRIRKEINQSRFDAGRGVSMIDYFLEIVKKGKSLNPPIPDSELIQTVISQYPENIRYNLIVAGPRDFGETIDLLTALDGSDATHYECSGQADYEHGKGKGSSPTDQKAGKGASTAFSSPRTGAQNQSNWGGDRSPNNAHSRYHNGHNGGKSPNRERRIDPPFGGPYNNSRNNQSSHNRMRNDRGGVGPVRRVNHIRWYTGRQENGNNRLRTQPHWLRNRNYRQGFWQPNFSRGPQNRGDWRRQEQERDRRDVLQEMASQGCHRPPTQCNVGQSRNRDMNGRQQSPVRMSMGREPINSRNRDEIAVEPTASHSGNC, translated from the exons atgatactacgtagccataggagtaaggtagttaggaaaatacgagaaagacgaggaaatagaaacaagggaaccatggagcaaaggaaggacgaggaaattatggaaattagggaggaggtcgagaataacgcaggacaagaaatagagggagagcgaacggtggaaaagcaacagagtagagacagtggcaaaggggaaatgacgctagaacagttatgggagcagatgagacaattcatggaaaataaattagacaacaattcaagggaaa gtagagaacaaataaaacaaatggaaactaaattagaaaataactcgagggaaagtaaagaacaaataaagcaaatggaaaataaattagacaacaattcaagggaaagtagagaacaaatgaaacaaatggaaactaaattagagaataactcgagggaaagtagagagcagattctgagggaaagtagagaacaaataaaacaaatggaaaatagattgggggaaagttcgagagagattagagatcatattgcaaaattagcggaaagaggaaacaagatggaggacaaaatagagaagctagagggaaaattaaccgagaatgggatcggaatggagaaccaattgaagatagctatggataggatgtcagaaagtatgaaggatttagaagttagggttagagatagcgctacgagagagaatagcgatctaaaatcagctgtcgaggaagcgatagtggagaaggttcgagaaattcagaattcggtagaagagaaaataggtgagatggatcaggaagtggacggtctcaagcgagccataaagaataaagaaagggcggataacgaatgtttggaagaattaagaagtaaattaaactcaataaacgacgtactaaatgggggtagtcccgcaaatttaagcggacatagcagctcagaccgtgcagtttctagacaagagggcacaagtgagagcccggcatcaggtagcaacataaatgtaagacatgttaacaatagtgttggtgaggaatgtcagacctcacgggatgatgtgcgtagtgagttgataaatgtaaacgacaaggcatatttaggccgtccccagtaccccactcacattttgaatgagattggttaccctatttttgatgaggttgaattttcaaacccacataactacataagtgagctagaaacgtactttagagtaagaggggtgccggatgacttaaaaatggctgtcgtacgaaagagcctaaagagccgaccactcaactgggcgctagtggccctaggggataatgtcacttatgaggaattcagagaaaaattttcggagagatactggggacaaagacaacaacaaagaattaggaaggaaattaatcagagcaggtttgacgcgggaagaggcgtctctatgatagattattttcttgaaattgttaagaaagggaaaagcctcaatccgccaataccggattcagagctgatccaaactgtgatttcgcagtatcccgagaacataagatataatctgatcgtagcagggccccgagacttcggggaaacaatagatttattgactgcgctggatggttcggacgccacgcactatgaatgtagtggacaggcagattatgaacatggcaaaggaaagggttcaagccccaccgaccagaaagcggggaagggggcaagtacggccttttcatccccaaggacaggagcccaaaatcagagtaactggggtggtgacaggagccccaacaatgcacatagtcggtaccataatggccataacggagggaaaagtcccaacagggagagaaggattgacccgccctttgggggtccttacaataatagtaggaataaccagagtagtcataacaggatgagaaacgatagaggaggtgttggtcccgtgcgtagggttaaccacataagatggtacacgggaagacaagaaaatggaaataataggcttagaacccaaccacactggcttaggaacagaaattacagacagggattctggcagcctaattttagcaggggaccgcaaaatcgaggtgattggaggagacaggagcaggagagagataggcgagacgtcctacaagaaatggcctcacaagggtgccataggccacctacacagtgtaacgtgggacaaagtaggaatagagacatgaacggacgtcagcaaagtccggtgagaatgagtatgggccgggagcctataaatagtagaaatagagacgagatagcagtggaaccgactgcatcgcactcgggaaactgctag